A portion of the Sulfurimonas sp. genome contains these proteins:
- a CDS encoding RluA family pseudouridine synthase codes for MNKIQTYICDGVERLDTFLSSQLGQSRSQIAQLIKKECVSVEGKVVSRSGVKLKENQLVKVEFPPAETKPALEIEFNVEILYEDEDVLVINKPSGLTVHPASSVKEATLVDWLKHRGIRLSTISGEERHGIVHRLDKGTSGSMIIAKNNEAHEFLSKQLQDKSMGRYYLAVVNPPLKDDLTQIERPIARSTHNRLKMACLEHGKYAKTLFKTLASSSDEKNQLLACKLFTGRTHQIRVHLESINRHIIGDHIYAQNPKLENAERILLHAYMIYFIHPTSKDRLSFVALPDRQMMDYLDKKFDMEQINEVINPSYIVHGFATNY; via the coding sequence ATGAATAAAATACAAACTTATATTTGTGACGGCGTAGAGCGTCTTGATACATTTTTATCATCGCAATTAGGGCAAAGCCGTTCACAGATTGCACAGCTGATTAAAAAAGAGTGTGTAAGCGTTGAGGGAAAAGTAGTTTCTCGCAGCGGAGTTAAACTAAAAGAGAACCAATTAGTAAAAGTCGAATTTCCTCCTGCAGAGACAAAACCGGCACTAGAGATTGAATTTAATGTTGAGATACTTTATGAAGATGAAGATGTCTTAGTCATAAATAAACCAAGCGGGCTTACCGTTCATCCTGCATCGAGCGTAAAAGAAGCAACTCTGGTTGATTGGTTAAAGCACAGAGGAATCAGACTTTCTACGATAAGCGGAGAGGAGAGACACGGGATAGTTCATAGACTTGACAAAGGTACTAGCGGAAGTATGATAATAGCAAAAAATAATGAAGCACATGAGTTTTTGTCTAAGCAACTTCAAGATAAAAGCATGGGAAGATACTATTTGGCAGTTGTAAATCCGCCGCTTAAAGATGATTTGACGCAGATAGAGCGTCCAATTGCCAGAAGTACTCATAACAGACTTAAAATGGCATGTCTGGAACACGGCAAATATGCTAAGACGCTGTTTAAAACATTAGCATCGTCAAGTGATGAGAAAAATCAGCTTTTGGCTTGTAAACTTTTTACAGGAAGAACACATCAAATCCGTGTTCATTTGGAGAGTATAAATCGTCATATTATAGGTGACCATATTTATGCTCAAAACCCTAAACTTGAGAATGCGGAACGAATTTTGCTACATGCGTACATGATATATTTTATTCATCCGACGAGTAAAGATAGACTCTCGTTTGTGGCACTTCCCGATAGACAAATGATGGATTATTTAGATAAAAAATTTGATATGGAGCAGATAAATGAAGTTATTAACCCTAGTTACATTGTGCACGGCTTCGCTACTAATTATTAG
- the trmB gene encoding tRNA (guanosine(46)-N7)-methyltransferase TrmB encodes MPHLHIKEFKEIEFPSQYDGVSFNFIADNANQKEERLISVTVDEDEFFLLVKDEEGKKLLKSDKLTRPASIYNVHKALLSYAKASDMTILSSNVVQNQKNIHLQEVRALKDINYFATNFPKDREVRIEVGFGSGRHLLHQALNNPDILFIGIEIHFPSIEQVLKQITIQNLDNLLILNYDARLFMELVPSNIVGKIYVHFPVPWDKKPHRRVISATFIEEAKRILKVGGTLELRTDSENYYAYSYETFIAFNKTTLHINKNKDIAVTSKYEDRWKKMEKNIYDLTMINDEESPELSLEGDFSFLEVKRSNEKLLELYKEIKRFEGGFVNFERAYTLKDGVMFRMSMGSFDRPEHLYVIVKRDNTFYYPALPLKSKSNLSAHQLLSRALYE; translated from the coding sequence ATGCCACACCTACACATAAAAGAGTTTAAAGAGATAGAGTTTCCGTCGCAGTATGACGGAGTCTCGTTTAATTTTATAGCGGATAATGCAAATCAGAAAGAAGAGAGATTAATTTCCGTAACCGTTGATGAGGATGAGTTTTTTTTATTGGTTAAAGATGAAGAGGGTAAAAAGCTTCTCAAAAGCGATAAGCTTACAAGACCTGCTTCCATCTACAATGTTCATAAAGCGCTTTTGTCATATGCGAAAGCGTCGGATATGACCATCCTCTCATCCAATGTCGTACAAAATCAAAAAAATATTCATCTTCAAGAAGTTAGAGCATTAAAAGACATAAATTATTTTGCAACAAACTTTCCAAAAGATAGAGAAGTCCGTATAGAAGTCGGTTTCGGTTCCGGAAGGCATCTTCTTCATCAAGCCTTGAACAATCCGGATATTCTTTTTATAGGTATAGAGATTCACTTTCCCTCAATTGAGCAGGTTTTAAAACAGATAACTATTCAAAATCTTGATAATTTGCTTATTTTAAACTATGATGCGAGACTTTTTATGGAGCTTGTTCCATCAAATATAGTTGGGAAAATTTATGTTCATTTTCCGGTTCCATGGGATAAAAAACCGCATAGAAGAGTAATATCTGCTACATTTATAGAAGAAGCCAAACGAATTTTAAAAGTAGGCGGAACGCTAGAGCTTAGAACGGATAGCGAAAACTATTATGCTTACTCTTATGAGACATTTATCGCTTTTAATAAAACTACGCTTCATATAAACAAAAACAAAGATATTGCCGTTACAAGCAAGTATGAAGATAGATGGAAAAAAATGGAGAAAAATATTTATGATTTGACTATGATAAATGACGAGGAGTCTCCGGAATTAAGTTTAGAGGGAGATTTTTCTTTTTTAGAAGTCAAACGCTCCAATGAGAAACTTTTAGAGCTTTATAAAGAGATAAAAAGATTTGAGGGCGGATTTGTTAATTTTGAGAGAGCCTACACTTTAAAAGACGGAGTTATGTTTCGTATGTCAATGGGCAGTTTTGACAGACCTGAACACCTTTATGTTATCGTAAAGAGAGATAATACATTTTATTATCCTGCCTTGCCGCTAAAATCAAAAAGCAATCTTAGCGCACATCAACTCTTAAGCAGGGCTCTTTATGAATAA
- a CDS encoding ABC transporter ATP-binding protein, with protein sequence MNKVIIAKDLSLSYSNNETIINKASFSISSGSFVFITGASGSGKSTLLKSLFGGLKPKQGSLVVGGVELNRVSRSKLNLLRRHIGIVFQDYKLIKEWTIDKNIMLPLLINGYVKSVANAQVDKLLKHVRLNHQSGKYPLELSGGEQQRVAMARALSHNPILILADEPTGNLDDYSSQLIWNLLEGANSQLKTTVIVVTHHIPKTITTDYKHFHLEYGSINEIR encoded by the coding sequence ATGAATAAGGTTATAATTGCTAAAGATCTTTCATTATCGTATTCAAACAATGAAACCATTATAAATAAAGCGAGTTTTTCCATAAGTTCGGGTAGTTTTGTTTTTATCACGGGAGCAAGCGGGAGCGGAAAATCAACTCTTTTAAAATCTCTTTTTGGAGGGTTGAAGCCAAAACAAGGTTCTCTTGTAGTTGGCGGTGTAGAATTAAACCGTGTTTCGCGTTCAAAACTAAATTTATTAAGAAGACATATCGGAATTGTTTTTCAAGATTATAAACTCATAAAAGAGTGGACGATTGATAAAAATATTATGCTTCCGCTTCTTATTAACGGATATGTAAAGAGCGTTGCAAACGCTCAAGTTGACAAACTCTTAAAACATGTAAGATTAAATCATCAATCGGGCAAATATCCGCTTGAGCTAAGCGGTGGCGAACAGCAAAGAGTGGCAATGGCTAGAGCCCTTTCTCATAATCCTATCTTGATTTTGGCAGATGAGCCTACCGGTAACCTTGATGACTACTCGTCGCAGCTTATTTGGAATTTGCTTGAGGGTGCCAATAGTCAGTTAAAAACTACGGTTATAGTCGTAACGCATCATATTCCAAAAACTATAACTACGGATTATAAACATTTTCATTTAGAGTACGGGAGCATTAATGAAATCCGTTAA
- a CDS encoding cell division protein FtsX codes for MKSVKNHLSLVIALLSIIFSMQVFFIVDRSIEAYKVNLASSYSIIAVSKKQINSTDILKINKIISHVQELSPDSVIKRLSSDMKNTNVELLKLTLPKFYKLTLAYYPTPQEIKELKSNLFENNSITKVEDFSHTHDTTYKLLLLFKNVVSLFALVVVVVTVLLIFKELRIWQYKHNERMTIMGLFGAALWLRSAVLFRLAIVDALVASFLAFGTFLYLSLHPWVKEQFGSIGINIVIFNPVDDFLAILGVSISISIILATLIVLGHKEEA; via the coding sequence ATGAAATCCGTTAAAAATCACCTCTCTCTTGTAATCGCACTTTTGAGCATAATATTTTCTATGCAGGTTTTTTTTATCGTTGATCGTTCAATTGAAGCATATAAAGTAAATCTTGCTAGCAGTTATTCTATTATAGCAGTTAGTAAAAAACAGATAAATAGCACTGATATTTTAAAGATAAATAAGATAATTTCACATGTACAAGAGTTATCGCCTGATTCGGTTATAAAAAGATTAAGCAGTGATATGAAAAATACAAATGTAGAGCTTTTAAAACTCACTTTACCGAAATTTTATAAGCTGACTCTTGCCTATTATCCGACTCCGCAAGAAATTAAAGAGTTAAAAAGCAATTTATTTGAGAATAATTCAATAACAAAAGTAGAGGATTTTTCTCATACGCATGACACGACATATAAACTTCTGCTGTTATTTAAAAATGTTGTTTCGCTTTTTGCTCTTGTTGTCGTAGTGGTTACCGTTTTACTTATATTTAAAGAGCTTAGAATCTGGCAATACAAGCATAATGAGAGAATGACAATTATGGGGCTTTTCGGTGCAGCTTTATGGCTTCGTTCGGCAGTGCTGTTTAGACTTGCTATCGTAGATGCTCTTGTTGCAAGTTTTTTGGCTTTCGGAACCTTTTTATACCTCTCATTACATCCTTGGGTAAAGGAACAGTTCGGCAGTATAGGAATCAATATCGTTATATTTAATCCTGTAGATGATTTTTTAGCAATTCTTGGAGTTTCTATATCTATCTCAATTATTTTAGCAACGCTAATAGTTTTAGGACATAAAGAAGAGGC